From a region of the Hymenobacter jejuensis genome:
- a CDS encoding response regulator transcription factor yields MKILLVEDEPKVSAFIRRGLEEENFEVEVAYDGHFGRQLALSRTYDLVILDVILPNISGFDVLSAIRAQDQQIPVLMLTALGTTTDKLQGFDGGADDYLVKPFDFQELLARVRALTRRRGGETKGAVLTLADLTLDTAAKTVTRGGQPIKLTAREFGLLELFMRHKGRVLSRAEIAENSWEDAFDSGSNVIDVYVNYLRNKVDKSFPKKLIHTVVGMGYVMREEE; encoded by the coding sequence ATGAAAATCCTTTTGGTCGAAGACGAGCCCAAAGTGTCGGCCTTTATTCGGCGCGGGCTCGAAGAAGAAAATTTTGAGGTGGAAGTAGCGTACGACGGGCACTTTGGCCGGCAACTGGCGTTATCACGAACGTACGACCTAGTTATTCTGGACGTGATTCTGCCCAACATAAGCGGTTTCGACGTCCTGAGCGCCATCCGAGCCCAGGATCAGCAAATCCCGGTTCTGATGCTTACGGCCCTGGGTACGACCACCGACAAGTTGCAGGGCTTCGACGGCGGCGCGGACGATTACTTAGTAAAACCCTTTGATTTTCAAGAGCTTCTGGCTCGCGTACGGGCCCTCACCCGACGCCGGGGCGGCGAAACCAAAGGAGCAGTGCTCACCTTAGCCGACCTCACCCTCGATACAGCCGCCAAAACCGTCACGCGCGGCGGCCAACCCATCAAGCTCACGGCGCGCGAGTTTGGCCTGCTCGAACTGTTTATGCGCCATAAGGGCCGCGTGCTGAGCCGGGCCGAAATCGCCGAGAACTCTTGGGAAGATGCCTTCGACTCCGGCTCCAACGTCATCGATGTGTACGTTAATTATCTGCGCAACAAGGTGGACAAGAGTTTCCCTAAAAAGCTGATTCACACTGTTGTAGGCATGGGGTACGTCATGCGGGAAGAAGAATAG
- a CDS encoding sensor histidine kinase, with amino-acid sequence MTIRNRLTWLFVGLVGVILFGAIAVVYILQAHYTHTEFHQRLRDRAEVTGYVFLEQDELRAEAFREFQRRYLRTLTGEVLQIYDAQRRPRFIEEDERIRLSDRILARIVAEKEVYFDIGARQAVGIFYADNQGEYIIVAAAENKAGLARLEHLATILAAIFVGSLIVIYVAGRIFAGRALAPIAAVNDQVDRITAQDLHLRVDEGLSHERDEIARLARTFNRMLQRLEESFEGQRTFVSNASHELRTPLTATIGEIQVLLARDRDAPAYREALTSVLGELQSLKSLINNLLELNQANAGAATGDEIRLDELLWEAREAIAPDQRRRVQITMDSLPPNPDQMEIAGNRQLLGRAFTNLLDNALKYSDQEPVQVNFSFLNNHVTIRVKDHGIGISDKALPNIFQPFFRADNARGVVGHGVGLPLARRIIELHGGQLHIHSQLHKGTVAEVIF; translated from the coding sequence ATGACCATACGAAACCGCTTGACGTGGCTTTTTGTGGGCTTGGTAGGTGTCATTCTTTTTGGCGCCATTGCGGTGGTTTATATTCTGCAGGCGCACTACACCCACACCGAATTTCACCAACGCCTGCGCGACCGGGCGGAGGTAACGGGCTACGTGTTTCTGGAGCAGGACGAGCTGCGGGCCGAGGCCTTTCGGGAGTTTCAGCGCCGCTACCTGCGCACCCTTACGGGCGAAGTCCTGCAGATTTACGATGCGCAGCGGCGGCCACGCTTTATCGAAGAAGACGAACGCATCCGACTCTCCGACAGGATCTTAGCCCGCATTGTGGCGGAAAAGGAAGTGTACTTCGACATTGGAGCGCGGCAGGCCGTGGGCATTTTCTACGCCGACAACCAAGGCGAATACATCATTGTGGCCGCCGCCGAAAACAAAGCGGGTTTGGCCCGTTTGGAGCACTTGGCCACCATTCTGGCCGCAATTTTCGTGGGGAGCCTCATCGTGATTTACGTGGCCGGGCGCATTTTTGCGGGCCGCGCGCTGGCCCCCATTGCCGCCGTCAACGACCAAGTAGACCGCATTACGGCCCAGGATCTGCATCTGCGTGTGGATGAAGGCCTTAGCCACGAGCGCGACGAGATAGCTCGCCTCGCCCGCACTTTCAACCGCATGCTCCAGCGCCTAGAGGAAAGTTTCGAAGGCCAGCGCACGTTCGTCAGCAACGCGTCGCACGAGCTGCGCACACCACTCACGGCGACCATCGGTGAGATTCAAGTCTTGTTGGCACGCGACCGCGACGCTCCAGCGTACCGAGAAGCCCTAACCTCAGTGCTGGGTGAATTACAATCACTCAAGTCTCTCATCAACAATCTGTTGGAACTCAACCAGGCCAATGCGGGCGCGGCTACCGGCGATGAGATCCGGCTGGATGAACTGCTGTGGGAAGCCCGCGAAGCCATTGCGCCCGACCAGCGCCGCCGCGTTCAGATCACGATGGACAGTTTGCCGCCTAACCCCGACCAAATGGAAATTGCGGGCAACCGGCAGCTGCTGGGCCGTGCCTTTACCAACCTGCTCGACAATGCGCTGAAGTACTCAGACCAAGAGCCTGTGCAAGTGAACTTTAGCTTCCTGAACAACCACGTCACGATCCGGGTGAAGGACCACGGCATTGGCATTTCGGATAAGGCGTTGCCCAACATTTTCCAGCCGTTCTTCCGGGCCGACAACGCGCGCGGCGTGGTAGGCCACGGCGTAGGTTTGCCGCTGGCGCGCCGCATCATCGAACTGCACGGCGGGCAGTTGCACATCCATTCGCAGCTGCACAAGGGCACCGTTGCGGAAGTGATTTTTTAG
- a CDS encoding efflux RND transporter periplasmic adaptor subunit: MNRILSFASVITLSLSAGLVSCSKQTAENPTAHTQQSPSAQDVALLDTATTAPVEKPLVLSGRVATNSNTSALVYPQVGGVVQEVRVGLGDKVTKGQVLAVIKSSAIVELQHQHSASQTDLDIARKNLQVAESMFADGLASERDVTLARKELQKAQSGSTKFSKQMTVYGVSKDGLYTLRAPISGFITEKNVTDHMQFNLGNVTSLFTVSNLDEVWVMANVFEADIAKVQEGQQVMVSTLAYPNQQFTGRIDQVSHMLDPESKVMKVRVRLANPGYMLKPGMYTEVTVPLHEQEFAMVRQQATDATVVLN, from the coding sequence ATGAACCGAATACTTTCTTTTGCCTCCGTTATTACTCTTTCACTTAGCGCAGGCTTGGTAAGTTGTTCGAAACAGACGGCCGAAAACCCAACTGCGCATACCCAACAATCGCCTTCAGCTCAGGATGTGGCGCTACTCGATACCGCAACCACAGCACCTGTTGAAAAACCCTTGGTGCTTTCCGGCCGCGTTGCCACCAACAGCAACACCAGCGCGTTGGTATATCCGCAGGTGGGCGGGGTGGTGCAGGAAGTGCGGGTTGGCTTGGGCGACAAAGTCACGAAGGGCCAGGTGCTGGCCGTGATCAAGAGCAGCGCCATCGTGGAGCTGCAACACCAGCATTCAGCTTCCCAAACCGACCTCGACATTGCCCGCAAAAACCTACAGGTGGCCGAATCGATGTTTGCCGACGGCTTGGCCTCGGAGCGGGACGTGACGCTGGCGCGCAAGGAGTTGCAGAAAGCCCAAAGCGGCTCTACCAAGTTCAGCAAGCAGATGACTGTGTACGGCGTGAGCAAAGATGGGCTGTACACCCTGCGCGCCCCGATCTCGGGCTTCATCACCGAGAAAAACGTCACCGACCATATGCAGTTTAACTTAGGCAACGTCACGAGCCTTTTTACCGTGTCCAATCTCGACGAGGTGTGGGTAATGGCCAACGTGTTTGAGGCAGACATTGCCAAAGTACAAGAAGGCCAGCAGGTTATGGTTAGCACCTTGGCTTATCCTAACCAGCAGTTCACGGGGCGTATCGACCAGGTTTCGCACATGCTCGATCCGGAAAGCAAAGTCATGAAAGTGCGCGTGCGGCTCGCCAACCCCGGCTACATGCTCAAGCCCGGGATGTATACCGAAGTCACCGTACCGCTTCACGAGCAAGAGTTTGCGATGGTGCGGCAGCAGGCCACTGACGCAACAGTAGTCCTGAATTAG
- a CDS encoding TolC family protein, which yields MQRFLPLLTSLLLLTGAARAAAPETASVAAPDTARLTLAEAEQRFTQNNLSLLAQQYNVSAAEAQIVQARLWDNPTISIEQNTYNPATRKHFDVTKSGESIVQVQQLFAIAGRRKAAAKVAQQNALVEQYTFQDLLRNLGYQLRTTFYDLYFKQRTVAVYDKEIASFRHTVSLYQGQYDKGNIALKEVIRLKAFLFQLENERQALLTDIASEQADFHVLLRDNSGIYYQPATSLVALRNLTLSNYNEQQLVDTALVARADLKARQAALEQQNQNLRLQRALAAPDLAVGYVYDRAGSYIPNYNAVTLGVAIPILNRNQGNIRAAQAQIQGSKAQAEQQQLVVQNDVHQAFQLAQQTDKLFQGSDRETGDFDRLITGIEQSYAKRNLTIVEFLDFYESYKNNLVQLNQLRANRVRAFEQLNFAVGRPLFKAE from the coding sequence ATGCAACGCTTTCTTCCGCTTCTCACTTCCCTTTTGCTGCTAACGGGCGCTGCCAGGGCGGCCGCTCCGGAAACAGCTTCCGTAGCCGCTCCCGATACGGCCCGCCTTACGCTGGCCGAGGCTGAGCAGCGCTTCACGCAGAACAACCTCTCGCTGCTCGCGCAACAATACAACGTGTCGGCGGCTGAAGCCCAGATTGTGCAGGCTCGCCTCTGGGACAACCCCACCATTTCGATTGAGCAAAACACCTACAACCCGGCCACGCGGAAACACTTCGACGTGACCAAATCGGGTGAAAGCATCGTGCAGGTGCAGCAGTTGTTTGCGATTGCGGGCCGCCGCAAAGCCGCGGCCAAGGTGGCCCAGCAAAACGCTCTGGTTGAGCAATATACCTTCCAGGATTTGCTGCGCAACCTCGGCTACCAACTGCGCACCACCTTCTACGACCTGTATTTCAAGCAGCGCACGGTGGCCGTTTACGACAAGGAAATCGCCTCGTTTCGCCATACGGTTTCGCTCTACCAAGGCCAGTACGACAAGGGCAACATTGCTCTGAAAGAAGTAATCCGGCTGAAGGCCTTCCTGTTTCAGCTGGAAAATGAACGCCAGGCGCTACTCACCGATATCGCTAGCGAACAAGCTGATTTCCATGTACTTCTGCGCGACAATTCGGGCATTTATTACCAACCGGCAACTTCGCTGGTGGCGCTGCGCAACCTGACGCTCAGCAACTACAACGAGCAGCAGCTCGTCGATACGGCGCTCGTGGCGCGGGCCGACCTGAAAGCCCGCCAAGCGGCACTGGAGCAGCAAAACCAGAACCTGCGCCTGCAACGCGCCCTCGCCGCACCCGACTTGGCGGTGGGCTACGTCTATGACCGGGCGGGCAGCTACATCCCGAACTATAATGCTGTAACCCTGGGTGTTGCCATCCCGATTCTCAACCGCAACCAAGGCAACATCCGCGCGGCGCAAGCCCAGATTCAGGGCAGCAAGGCGCAAGCCGAGCAGCAGCAACTGGTGGTGCAAAACGATGTGCACCAAGCGTTTCAGCTGGCCCAGCAAACCGACAAGCTTTTCCAGGGCAGCGACCGCGAAACCGGCGACTTCGACCGCCTCATCACGGGCATCGAGCAGAGCTACGCCAAGCGCAACCTGACAATTGTGGAGTTTCTCGACTTCTACGAGTCTTACAAGAACAACTTGGTGCAACTCAATCAGTTGCGTGCCAACCGGGTGCGGGCTTTTGAGCAGCTCAACTTCGCCGTAGGACGGCCGCTTTTCAAGGCTGAATAA
- a CDS encoding efflux RND transporter periplasmic adaptor subunit, protein MNRFAPFFPLVLALTLAGCSQKDSADKPVKAQAGFSLSDTMLREIKIDTVHPQPVRDELTLSGQIATDGDKTVKVYPLVGGVVEQLSVELGDHVNKGQVLAVIKSGEIADLQNQSSAAGTDLDIARKNLQVAEDQFAAGLASERDVTLARKELQKAQGNVGKSRKQLSVYGVSADGTYELRAPISGFITEKNVTDHMQFNADNVGNLFTVSNLDDVWIMANVFESDISKVKEGYKADVTTLSYPDKHFNGRIDKVFNVLDPESKVMKVRVRLDNPGYMLKPEMYAQIKVENTENQKMLAVPAKSVVFDKDRNFVMVFKDRSHIETREVKVLKTVGDLSYVSSGLHDGDKIIAQNQLLVYDELND, encoded by the coding sequence ATGAACCGCTTCGCTCCTTTTTTTCCATTAGTCCTGGCCCTTACCCTGGCGGGCTGCTCGCAAAAAGATTCGGCCGATAAGCCGGTGAAAGCCCAGGCCGGCTTCTCGCTCTCGGATACGATGTTGCGCGAAATCAAAATCGATACGGTGCACCCGCAGCCCGTACGCGACGAACTCACGTTGTCGGGCCAGATCGCAACCGACGGCGACAAGACCGTGAAAGTATACCCGCTGGTGGGCGGGGTGGTGGAGCAGCTCTCGGTGGAGCTGGGCGACCACGTCAACAAAGGCCAGGTGCTGGCCGTGATCAAGAGCGGTGAAATCGCCGACTTGCAAAACCAAAGCTCCGCCGCCGGCACTGACCTCGACATTGCCCGCAAGAACTTACAAGTAGCGGAAGATCAGTTTGCAGCTGGTCTGGCCTCGGAGCGGGACGTGACGCTGGCGCGCAAGGAGTTGCAGAAAGCCCAGGGCAACGTGGGCAAGTCGCGCAAGCAGCTGAGCGTGTACGGCGTCTCGGCCGACGGCACCTACGAGCTGCGCGCCCCCATTTCCGGCTTCATCACCGAGAAAAACGTCACCGACCACATGCAGTTTAACGCCGACAACGTTGGCAACTTATTCACTGTCAGCAACTTAGATGATGTGTGGATTATGGCCAACGTGTTTGAGTCGGACATTTCGAAAGTGAAGGAAGGCTACAAGGCCGACGTCACGACCCTCTCCTACCCCGACAAACACTTCAATGGCCGTATCGACAAGGTTTTCAACGTGTTAGACCCCGAGAGCAAAGTCATGAAGGTGCGCGTGCGGCTGGACAACCCCGGCTACATGCTCAAGCCCGAAATGTACGCCCAGATTAAGGTAGAGAATACCGAAAACCAAAAGATGCTGGCCGTACCCGCCAAAAGCGTGGTGTTTGACAAAGACCGCAACTTCGTGATGGTGTTCAAAGACCGCAGCCACATCGAAACCCGGGAAGTGAAAGTGCTCAAAACCGTCGGCGATCTCAGCTACGTCTCCTCCGGTCTGCACGATGGCGATAAGATCATCGCCCAAAATCAACTGCTGGTCTACGACGAGCTAAACGACTAG